The Cyclopterus lumpus isolate fCycLum1 chromosome 12, fCycLum1.pri, whole genome shotgun sequence genome window below encodes:
- the cfap53 gene encoding cilia- and flagella-associated protein 53 isoform X3, which yields MRSVTCPQSQRRRTCREVTGPTPHAVAVIAKFPSSRPADQLILDHQKQDSIRDQVLVFTKHQQSCDVKTSWLQSSDQRFLRGTVDRQVRAALDQQEVHLDQRRDRLRVLLEVEEQQLLQEMEEKEETSVERQAKMRERAKTLKGERERVRQQLVSEKLDQLFRERCEEVRSVQSRRSQHQVSLERAAQVRSRQQQRQEERQEERQLDELWEADRRAKEEQEAQREEARRRSNREQLDGIQSQMEEVEQQRRELRELKEEEAELRLQQQETLRLQQQRERHQGLQDRRTRRRQLDLSLRLKVQRLCREQQDELQLDINILQTLLQQEVDEKQEAAHRKAERREDQRRYRQHLSDELQQRRREEEEAEQLMEEALKEVWTKREQQSRLQREARNRLMEEVMEARRLQIQHQLDLNQQKQTEFSKERDELNKVMEETRLMDEEEKRRLKQTSEAYQSALGAQVQQQQQLRAQQRVQAQKEHQQGLILQDLYDQRKDQILSRPTSHSTAPHPFRRGGGTGSASRHHLT from the exons ATGCGCAGCGTCACCTGTCCACAG agtcaaagaagaagaacatgtcGGGAGGTCACGGGACCGACGCCTCATGCCGTGGCTGTG ATAGCAAAGTTCCCGTCCTCGCGTCCGGCAGACCAGCTGATCTTGGACCATCAGAAGCAGGACTCCATCAGAGACCAGGTCCTGGTCTTCACAAAGCACCAGCAGTCCTGCGACGTCAAGACCTCGTGGCTGCAGAGTTCAGACCAGCGCTTCCTGAGAGGAACCGTGGACCGGCAGGTCCGAGCggctctggaccagcaggaagTCCACCTGGaccagaggagagacag GCTGCGGGtgctgctggaggtggaggagcagcagctcctgcaggagatggaggagaaggaggagacgtCGGTGGAGAGACAGGCGAAGATGAGAGAACGAGCTAAAACCCTGAAgggcgagcgagagagagtgagacagcagCTGGTCTCAGAGAAGTTGGATCAGCTGTTCAG AGAGCGGTGTGAGGAGGTGCGCAGCGTCCAGAGCCGGCGCTCACAGCACCAGGTGAGTCTGGAGCGAGCGGCTCAGGTGAGGagccggcagcagcagcggcaggaGGAGCGGCAGGAGGAGCGGCAGCTGGACGAGCTGTGGGAGGCCGATCGGAGAGccaaggaggagcaggaggcccAGAGGGAGGAGGCGCGGAGGCGAAGCAACCGGGAGCAGCTGGACGGCATCCAGAGtcagatggaggaggtggagcaacAGAGGCGGGAGCTCagggagctgaaggaggaggaggcggagctccgG ctgcagcagcaggagaccctgcggctgcagcagcagcgcgAGCGGCATCAGGGTCTTCAGGACCGGCGGACCCGGCGGCGGCAGCTGGATCTGAGTCTCCGCCTGAAGGTGCAGCGTCTctgcagagagcagcaggacgagctgcagctggacATCAACATCCTGCAGAcgctgctgcagcaggaagtggacgaGAAACAGGAAGCCGCTCACAGGAAG GCCGAGCGGCGTGAGGACCAGCGGAGGTACCGGCAGCATCTGTCCGACGAGCTGCAGCAgcgcaggagggaggaggaggaggcggagcagctgatggaggaggCTCTGAAGGAGGTCTGGACCAAGAGGGAGCAGCAGAGCCGCCTGCAGAGAGAAGCCAGGAACCgactgatggaggaggtgatggaggctCGGAGGCTGCAGATCCAACACCAGC tagACCTGaaccaacagaaacaaacagagtTTTCCAAAGAAAGAGACGAACTGAATAAAGTGATGGAAGAAACAAGGCTGATGGacgaagaggagaagagacg TCTGAAGCAGACCTCGGAGGCCTACCAGTCCGCCTTGGGGGCtcaggtccagcagcagcagcagctccgggcTCAGCAGAGGGTTCAGGCCCAGAAGGAGCACCAGCAGGGTCTGATCTTGCAGGATCTGTACGACCAGAGGAAAGACCAGATCCTGTCCAGGCCCACGTCTCACAGTACCGCCCCTCATCCCTTCAGACGAGGAGGGGGAACCGGATCTGCCTCCAGACACCACCTCACATAG
- the cfap53 gene encoding cilia- and flagella-associated protein 53 isoform X1: MFINDLVLCPWTLNFLRAPPAVPLRPTRGRTTGEDARGAVVQRDVVVFVVTVSQRRRTCREVTGPTPHAVAVIAKFPSSRPADQLILDHQKQDSIRDQVLVFTKHQQSCDVKTSWLQSSDQRFLRGTVDRQVRAALDQQEVHLDQRRDRLRVLLEVEEQQLLQEMEEKEETSVERQAKMRERAKTLKGERERVRQQLVSEKLDQLFRERCEEVRSVQSRRSQHQVSLERAAQVRSRQQQRQEERQEERQLDELWEADRRAKEEQEAQREEARRRSNREQLDGIQSQMEEVEQQRRELRELKEEEAELRLQQQETLRLQQQRERHQGLQDRRTRRRQLDLSLRLKVQRLCREQQDELQLDINILQTLLQQEVDEKQEAAHRKAERREDQRRYRQHLSDELQQRRREEEEAEQLMEEALKEVWTKREQQSRLQREARNRLMEEVMEARRLQIQHQLDLNQQKQTEFSKERDELNKVMEETRLMDEEEKRRLKQTSEAYQSALGAQVQQQQQLRAQQRVQAQKEHQQGLILQDLYDQRKDQILSRPTSHSTAPHPFRRGGGTGSASRHHLT, from the exons ATGTTTATCAATGACTTGGTTTTATGTCCGTGGACTTTGAACTTCCTCCGCGCCCCACCTGcagtaccactgcgccccactagagggaGGACCACTGGGGAAGACGCACGCGGCGCTGTTGTCCAGCGTGACGTCGTCGTGTTTGTGGTTACCGTG agtcaaagaagaagaacatgtcGGGAGGTCACGGGACCGACGCCTCATGCCGTGGCTGTG ATAGCAAAGTTCCCGTCCTCGCGTCCGGCAGACCAGCTGATCTTGGACCATCAGAAGCAGGACTCCATCAGAGACCAGGTCCTGGTCTTCACAAAGCACCAGCAGTCCTGCGACGTCAAGACCTCGTGGCTGCAGAGTTCAGACCAGCGCTTCCTGAGAGGAACCGTGGACCGGCAGGTCCGAGCggctctggaccagcaggaagTCCACCTGGaccagaggagagacag GCTGCGGGtgctgctggaggtggaggagcagcagctcctgcaggagatggaggagaaggaggagacgtCGGTGGAGAGACAGGCGAAGATGAGAGAACGAGCTAAAACCCTGAAgggcgagcgagagagagtgagacagcagCTGGTCTCAGAGAAGTTGGATCAGCTGTTCAG AGAGCGGTGTGAGGAGGTGCGCAGCGTCCAGAGCCGGCGCTCACAGCACCAGGTGAGTCTGGAGCGAGCGGCTCAGGTGAGGagccggcagcagcagcggcaggaGGAGCGGCAGGAGGAGCGGCAGCTGGACGAGCTGTGGGAGGCCGATCGGAGAGccaaggaggagcaggaggcccAGAGGGAGGAGGCGCGGAGGCGAAGCAACCGGGAGCAGCTGGACGGCATCCAGAGtcagatggaggaggtggagcaacAGAGGCGGGAGCTCagggagctgaaggaggaggaggcggagctccgG ctgcagcagcaggagaccctgcggctgcagcagcagcgcgAGCGGCATCAGGGTCTTCAGGACCGGCGGACCCGGCGGCGGCAGCTGGATCTGAGTCTCCGCCTGAAGGTGCAGCGTCTctgcagagagcagcaggacgagctgcagctggacATCAACATCCTGCAGAcgctgctgcagcaggaagtggacgaGAAACAGGAAGCCGCTCACAGGAAG GCCGAGCGGCGTGAGGACCAGCGGAGGTACCGGCAGCATCTGTCCGACGAGCTGCAGCAgcgcaggagggaggaggaggaggcggagcagctgatggaggaggCTCTGAAGGAGGTCTGGACCAAGAGGGAGCAGCAGAGCCGCCTGCAGAGAGAAGCCAGGAACCgactgatggaggaggtgatggaggctCGGAGGCTGCAGATCCAACACCAGC tagACCTGaaccaacagaaacaaacagagtTTTCCAAAGAAAGAGACGAACTGAATAAAGTGATGGAAGAAACAAGGCTGATGGacgaagaggagaagagacg TCTGAAGCAGACCTCGGAGGCCTACCAGTCCGCCTTGGGGGCtcaggtccagcagcagcagcagctccgggcTCAGCAGAGGGTTCAGGCCCAGAAGGAGCACCAGCAGGGTCTGATCTTGCAGGATCTGTACGACCAGAGGAAAGACCAGATCCTGTCCAGGCCCACGTCTCACAGTACCGCCCCTCATCCCTTCAGACGAGGAGGGGGAACCGGATCTGCCTCCAGACACCACCTCACATAG
- the cfap53 gene encoding cilia- and flagella-associated protein 53 isoform X2 has protein sequence MFINDLVLCPWTLNFLRAPPAVPLRPTRGRTTGEDARGAVVQRDVVVFVVTVSQRRRTCREVTGPTPHAVAVIAKFPSSRPADQLILDHQKQDSIRDQVLVFTKHQQSCDVKTSWLQSSDQRFLRGTVDRQVRAALDQQEVHLDQRRDRLRVLLEVEEQQLLQEMEEKEETSVERQAKMRERAKTLKGERERVRQQLVSEKLDQLFRERCEEVRSVQSRRSQHQVSLERAAQVRSRQQQRQEERQEERQLDELWEADRRAKEEQEAQREEARRRSNREQLDGIQSQMEEVEQQRRELRELKEEEAELRLQQQETLRLQQQRERHQGLQDRRTRRRQLDLSLRLKVQRLCREQQDELQLDINILQTLLQQEVDEKQEAAHRKAERREDQRRYRQHLSDELQQRRREEEEAEQLMEEALKEVWTKREQQSRLQREARNRLMEEVMEARRLQIQHQHLNQQKQTEFSKERDELNKVMEETRLMDEEEKRRLKQTSEAYQSALGAQVQQQQQLRAQQRVQAQKEHQQGLILQDLYDQRKDQILSRPTSHSTAPHPFRRGGGTGSASRHHLT, from the exons ATGTTTATCAATGACTTGGTTTTATGTCCGTGGACTTTGAACTTCCTCCGCGCCCCACCTGcagtaccactgcgccccactagagggaGGACCACTGGGGAAGACGCACGCGGCGCTGTTGTCCAGCGTGACGTCGTCGTGTTTGTGGTTACCGTG agtcaaagaagaagaacatgtcGGGAGGTCACGGGACCGACGCCTCATGCCGTGGCTGTG ATAGCAAAGTTCCCGTCCTCGCGTCCGGCAGACCAGCTGATCTTGGACCATCAGAAGCAGGACTCCATCAGAGACCAGGTCCTGGTCTTCACAAAGCACCAGCAGTCCTGCGACGTCAAGACCTCGTGGCTGCAGAGTTCAGACCAGCGCTTCCTGAGAGGAACCGTGGACCGGCAGGTCCGAGCggctctggaccagcaggaagTCCACCTGGaccagaggagagacag GCTGCGGGtgctgctggaggtggaggagcagcagctcctgcaggagatggaggagaaggaggagacgtCGGTGGAGAGACAGGCGAAGATGAGAGAACGAGCTAAAACCCTGAAgggcgagcgagagagagtgagacagcagCTGGTCTCAGAGAAGTTGGATCAGCTGTTCAG AGAGCGGTGTGAGGAGGTGCGCAGCGTCCAGAGCCGGCGCTCACAGCACCAGGTGAGTCTGGAGCGAGCGGCTCAGGTGAGGagccggcagcagcagcggcaggaGGAGCGGCAGGAGGAGCGGCAGCTGGACGAGCTGTGGGAGGCCGATCGGAGAGccaaggaggagcaggaggcccAGAGGGAGGAGGCGCGGAGGCGAAGCAACCGGGAGCAGCTGGACGGCATCCAGAGtcagatggaggaggtggagcaacAGAGGCGGGAGCTCagggagctgaaggaggaggaggcggagctccgG ctgcagcagcaggagaccctgcggctgcagcagcagcgcgAGCGGCATCAGGGTCTTCAGGACCGGCGGACCCGGCGGCGGCAGCTGGATCTGAGTCTCCGCCTGAAGGTGCAGCGTCTctgcagagagcagcaggacgagctgcagctggacATCAACATCCTGCAGAcgctgctgcagcaggaagtggacgaGAAACAGGAAGCCGCTCACAGGAAG GCCGAGCGGCGTGAGGACCAGCGGAGGTACCGGCAGCATCTGTCCGACGAGCTGCAGCAgcgcaggagggaggaggaggaggcggagcagctgatggaggaggCTCTGAAGGAGGTCTGGACCAAGAGGGAGCAGCAGAGCCGCCTGCAGAGAGAAGCCAGGAACCgactgatggaggaggtgatggaggctCGGAGGCTGCAGATCCAACACCAGC ACCTGaaccaacagaaacaaacagagtTTTCCAAAGAAAGAGACGAACTGAATAAAGTGATGGAAGAAACAAGGCTGATGGacgaagaggagaagagacg TCTGAAGCAGACCTCGGAGGCCTACCAGTCCGCCTTGGGGGCtcaggtccagcagcagcagcagctccgggcTCAGCAGAGGGTTCAGGCCCAGAAGGAGCACCAGCAGGGTCTGATCTTGCAGGATCTGTACGACCAGAGGAAAGACCAGATCCTGTCCAGGCCCACGTCTCACAGTACCGCCCCTCATCCCTTCAGACGAGGAGGGGGAACCGGATCTGCCTCCAGACACCACCTCACATAG
- the cfap53 gene encoding cilia- and flagella-associated protein 53 isoform X5, giving the protein MFINDLVLCPWTLNFLRAPPAVPLRPTRGRTTGEDARGAVVQRDVVVFVVTVSQRRRTCREVTGPTPHAVAVIAKFPSSRPADQLILDHQKQDSIRDQVLVFTKHQQSCDVKTSWLQSSDQRFLRGTVDRQVRAALDQQEVHLDQRRDRERCEEVRSVQSRRSQHQVSLERAAQVRSRQQQRQEERQEERQLDELWEADRRAKEEQEAQREEARRRSNREQLDGIQSQMEEVEQQRRELRELKEEEAELRLQQQETLRLQQQRERHQGLQDRRTRRRQLDLSLRLKVQRLCREQQDELQLDINILQTLLQQEVDEKQEAAHRKAERREDQRRYRQHLSDELQQRRREEEEAEQLMEEALKEVWTKREQQSRLQREARNRLMEEVMEARRLQIQHQLDLNQQKQTEFSKERDELNKVMEETRLMDEEEKRRLKQTSEAYQSALGAQVQQQQQLRAQQRVQAQKEHQQGLILQDLYDQRKDQILSRPTSHSTAPHPFRRGGGTGSASRHHLT; this is encoded by the exons ATGTTTATCAATGACTTGGTTTTATGTCCGTGGACTTTGAACTTCCTCCGCGCCCCACCTGcagtaccactgcgccccactagagggaGGACCACTGGGGAAGACGCACGCGGCGCTGTTGTCCAGCGTGACGTCGTCGTGTTTGTGGTTACCGTG agtcaaagaagaagaacatgtcGGGAGGTCACGGGACCGACGCCTCATGCCGTGGCTGTG ATAGCAAAGTTCCCGTCCTCGCGTCCGGCAGACCAGCTGATCTTGGACCATCAGAAGCAGGACTCCATCAGAGACCAGGTCCTGGTCTTCACAAAGCACCAGCAGTCCTGCGACGTCAAGACCTCGTGGCTGCAGAGTTCAGACCAGCGCTTCCTGAGAGGAACCGTGGACCGGCAGGTCCGAGCggctctggaccagcaggaagTCCACCTGGaccagaggagagacag AGAGCGGTGTGAGGAGGTGCGCAGCGTCCAGAGCCGGCGCTCACAGCACCAGGTGAGTCTGGAGCGAGCGGCTCAGGTGAGGagccggcagcagcagcggcaggaGGAGCGGCAGGAGGAGCGGCAGCTGGACGAGCTGTGGGAGGCCGATCGGAGAGccaaggaggagcaggaggcccAGAGGGAGGAGGCGCGGAGGCGAAGCAACCGGGAGCAGCTGGACGGCATCCAGAGtcagatggaggaggtggagcaacAGAGGCGGGAGCTCagggagctgaaggaggaggaggcggagctccgG ctgcagcagcaggagaccctgcggctgcagcagcagcgcgAGCGGCATCAGGGTCTTCAGGACCGGCGGACCCGGCGGCGGCAGCTGGATCTGAGTCTCCGCCTGAAGGTGCAGCGTCTctgcagagagcagcaggacgagctgcagctggacATCAACATCCTGCAGAcgctgctgcagcaggaagtggacgaGAAACAGGAAGCCGCTCACAGGAAG GCCGAGCGGCGTGAGGACCAGCGGAGGTACCGGCAGCATCTGTCCGACGAGCTGCAGCAgcgcaggagggaggaggaggaggcggagcagctgatggaggaggCTCTGAAGGAGGTCTGGACCAAGAGGGAGCAGCAGAGCCGCCTGCAGAGAGAAGCCAGGAACCgactgatggaggaggtgatggaggctCGGAGGCTGCAGATCCAACACCAGC tagACCTGaaccaacagaaacaaacagagtTTTCCAAAGAAAGAGACGAACTGAATAAAGTGATGGAAGAAACAAGGCTGATGGacgaagaggagaagagacg TCTGAAGCAGACCTCGGAGGCCTACCAGTCCGCCTTGGGGGCtcaggtccagcagcagcagcagctccgggcTCAGCAGAGGGTTCAGGCCCAGAAGGAGCACCAGCAGGGTCTGATCTTGCAGGATCTGTACGACCAGAGGAAAGACCAGATCCTGTCCAGGCCCACGTCTCACAGTACCGCCCCTCATCCCTTCAGACGAGGAGGGGGAACCGGATCTGCCTCCAGACACCACCTCACATAG
- the cfap53 gene encoding cilia- and flagella-associated protein 53 isoform X4 has protein sequence MLQSQRRRTCREVTGPTPHAVAVIAKFPSSRPADQLILDHQKQDSIRDQVLVFTKHQQSCDVKTSWLQSSDQRFLRGTVDRQVRAALDQQEVHLDQRRDRLRVLLEVEEQQLLQEMEEKEETSVERQAKMRERAKTLKGERERVRQQLVSEKLDQLFRERCEEVRSVQSRRSQHQVSLERAAQVRSRQQQRQEERQEERQLDELWEADRRAKEEQEAQREEARRRSNREQLDGIQSQMEEVEQQRRELRELKEEEAELRLQQQETLRLQQQRERHQGLQDRRTRRRQLDLSLRLKVQRLCREQQDELQLDINILQTLLQQEVDEKQEAAHRKAERREDQRRYRQHLSDELQQRRREEEEAEQLMEEALKEVWTKREQQSRLQREARNRLMEEVMEARRLQIQHQLDLNQQKQTEFSKERDELNKVMEETRLMDEEEKRRLKQTSEAYQSALGAQVQQQQQLRAQQRVQAQKEHQQGLILQDLYDQRKDQILSRPTSHSTAPHPFRRGGGTGSASRHHLT, from the exons atgctgcagagtcaaagaagaagaacatgtcGGGAGGTCACGGGACCGACGCCTCATGCCGTGGCTGTG ATAGCAAAGTTCCCGTCCTCGCGTCCGGCAGACCAGCTGATCTTGGACCATCAGAAGCAGGACTCCATCAGAGACCAGGTCCTGGTCTTCACAAAGCACCAGCAGTCCTGCGACGTCAAGACCTCGTGGCTGCAGAGTTCAGACCAGCGCTTCCTGAGAGGAACCGTGGACCGGCAGGTCCGAGCggctctggaccagcaggaagTCCACCTGGaccagaggagagacag GCTGCGGGtgctgctggaggtggaggagcagcagctcctgcaggagatggaggagaaggaggagacgtCGGTGGAGAGACAGGCGAAGATGAGAGAACGAGCTAAAACCCTGAAgggcgagcgagagagagtgagacagcagCTGGTCTCAGAGAAGTTGGATCAGCTGTTCAG AGAGCGGTGTGAGGAGGTGCGCAGCGTCCAGAGCCGGCGCTCACAGCACCAGGTGAGTCTGGAGCGAGCGGCTCAGGTGAGGagccggcagcagcagcggcaggaGGAGCGGCAGGAGGAGCGGCAGCTGGACGAGCTGTGGGAGGCCGATCGGAGAGccaaggaggagcaggaggcccAGAGGGAGGAGGCGCGGAGGCGAAGCAACCGGGAGCAGCTGGACGGCATCCAGAGtcagatggaggaggtggagcaacAGAGGCGGGAGCTCagggagctgaaggaggaggaggcggagctccgG ctgcagcagcaggagaccctgcggctgcagcagcagcgcgAGCGGCATCAGGGTCTTCAGGACCGGCGGACCCGGCGGCGGCAGCTGGATCTGAGTCTCCGCCTGAAGGTGCAGCGTCTctgcagagagcagcaggacgagctgcagctggacATCAACATCCTGCAGAcgctgctgcagcaggaagtggacgaGAAACAGGAAGCCGCTCACAGGAAG GCCGAGCGGCGTGAGGACCAGCGGAGGTACCGGCAGCATCTGTCCGACGAGCTGCAGCAgcgcaggagggaggaggaggaggcggagcagctgatggaggaggCTCTGAAGGAGGTCTGGACCAAGAGGGAGCAGCAGAGCCGCCTGCAGAGAGAAGCCAGGAACCgactgatggaggaggtgatggaggctCGGAGGCTGCAGATCCAACACCAGC tagACCTGaaccaacagaaacaaacagagtTTTCCAAAGAAAGAGACGAACTGAATAAAGTGATGGAAGAAACAAGGCTGATGGacgaagaggagaagagacg TCTGAAGCAGACCTCGGAGGCCTACCAGTCCGCCTTGGGGGCtcaggtccagcagcagcagcagctccgggcTCAGCAGAGGGTTCAGGCCCAGAAGGAGCACCAGCAGGGTCTGATCTTGCAGGATCTGTACGACCAGAGGAAAGACCAGATCCTGTCCAGGCCCACGTCTCACAGTACCGCCCCTCATCCCTTCAGACGAGGAGGGGGAACCGGATCTGCCTCCAGACACCACCTCACATAG